A region of Ornithorhynchus anatinus isolate Pmale09 chromosome 5, mOrnAna1.pri.v4, whole genome shotgun sequence DNA encodes the following proteins:
- the MPI gene encoding mannose-6-phosphate isomerase — MAEQRVFPLSCKVQHYAWGKLGSDSEVASLLASSDPLAQIEEDKPYAELWMGTHPRGDAVILDNRIVQKTLGQWIADNPTCLGSKVRDAFQSQLPFLFKVLSVNTALSIQAHPNKELAEKLHAQAPEHYPDANHKPELAIALTPFQGLCGFRPVQEIVEFLQKVPEFRALIGNVAAEQLERSMGDDPHAMASALRICFTSMMKSEKKVFVEQLNQLVKRISQEVATGGDVAASNGELLLQLHTQYPGDIGCFAIYFLNLVKLQPGEAMFLEANEPHAYLNGDCVECMACSDNTVRAGLTPKFIDVLTLCEMLNYTPAPSSAKLFTPVQDRLDPCVFTYNPPVPDFTVMKIEVPASAKPYTVSALDSASILLVVQGEATGPSTASHSEIALRRGVVLFIAANESVSLQLTSSGSLLMFRACCLL; from the exons ATGGcggagcagagag TCTTTCCCCTGTCCTGCAAGGTGCAGCATTATGCCTGGGGCAAACTGGGCTCTGACAGCGAGGTGGCCAGCTTGCTGGCCAGCAGTGATCCGCTGGCCCAGATTGAGGAAGACAAGCCATATGCAGAG CTCTGGATGGGCACCCACCCCCGGGGGGACGCTGTGATCCTTGACAACCGCATCGTCCAGAAGACTTTAGGGCAGTGGATTGCCGACAACCCCACTTgcttggggtcaaaggtcagagaTGCCTTCCAGAGCCAGCTGCCCTTCCTGTTCAAAGTGCTGTCAGTCAACACAGCCCTATCCATCCAGGCGCATCCCAACAAG GAGCTGGCAGAGAAGCTGCACGCTCAAGCCCCAGAGCACTATCCAGATGCCAACCATAAGCCTGAGCTAGCTATTGCCCTCACCCCTTTCCAGGGCCTTTGTGGCTTCCGGCCTGTTCAGGAGATTGTGGAATTCCTTCAAA AGGTGCCTGAATTCCGGGCCCTGATTGGCAACGTGGCAGCCGAACAGCTAGAGCGGAGCATGGGGGATGATCCCCACGCGATGGCCTCCGCCTTGCGCATCTGCTTCACCAGCATGATGAAGAGTGAGAAGAAGGTCTTCGTGGAGCAGCTCAACCAGCTCGTCAAGCGGATCTCCCAGGAAG TGGCCACGGGAGGGGATGTGGCCGCCAGCAACGGAGAGCTCCTGCTGCAGCTGCACACCCAGTACCCAGGCGACATTGGCTGTTTTGCTATCTACTTCCTGAACCTGGTGAAGCTGCAGCCAGGGGAGGCCATGTTCCTGGAAGCCAACGAGCCCCACGCCTACCTGaacggag ACTGTGTGGAATGCATGGCCTGCTCAGACAACACTGTGCGGGCCGGCCTGACGCCCAAGTTCATTGACGTGCTGACTCTCTGCGAGATGCTTAACTACACACCCGCCCCCAGTAGCGCCAAGCTGTTCACCCCCGTGCAAGACCGCCTGGACCCCTGCGTCTTCACCTACAATCCGCCCGTGCCCGACTTCACTGTCATGAAGATAGAG GTCCCCGCTTCCGCCAAACCGTACACTGTCTCGGCCCTGGATTCCGCCAGCATCCTGCTGGTGGTGCAGGGAGAAGCCACGGGCCCCTCAACGGCGAGCCACTCTGAGATAGCCCTGCGACGCGGCGTGGTGCTCTTCATCGCAGCCAACGAGAGCGTCTCTCTGCAGCTCACCTCGTCCGGCAGCCTGCTGATGTTCCGGGCCTGCTGCTTGCTGTAG